One part of the Pseudomonas sp. MYb118 genome encodes these proteins:
- a CDS encoding ABC transporter permease: MYLFRLAMASLANRRFTAILTAFAIALSVCLLLAVERVRTEAKASFASTISGTDLIVGARSGSVNLLLYSVFRIGNATNNIRWDSFEHFASNPKVKWAIPMSLGDSHRGYRVMGTTEAYFEHYQYGRQQHLALADGRAFATDPFEVVLGAEVAEALHYKLGDKLVLAHGVAAISLVKHDDKPFTVVGILARTGTPVDRTLHISLGGMEAIHIDWHNGVPARGNERISADQARNMDLKPQAITAFMLGLNSKISTFALQREINEFRGEPMLAILPGVALQELWSLMSTAEKALFVVSLFVVLTGLIGMLTAILTSLNERRREMAILRSVGARPWHVATLLVLEAFALALSGVIAGVALLYLGIAAAQGYVQANYGLYLPLAWPSEYEWTLLGGILCAALLMGSVPAWRAYRQSLADGLSIRL; encoded by the coding sequence ATGTATTTGTTTCGTCTAGCCATGGCCAGCCTGGCTAACCGTCGTTTCACCGCGATCCTCACCGCCTTCGCCATCGCCCTGTCGGTCTGCCTGTTGCTGGCCGTGGAACGGGTGCGCACCGAAGCCAAGGCCAGTTTCGCCAGCACCATCAGCGGCACCGACCTGATTGTCGGCGCCCGCTCGGGCTCGGTGAACCTGCTGCTGTACTCGGTGTTCCGCATCGGCAATGCCACCAACAACATTCGCTGGGACAGCTTCGAACACTTCGCCAGCAACCCGAAAGTGAAGTGGGCGATCCCGATGTCCCTGGGCGACTCCCACCGTGGCTATCGCGTGATGGGCACCACCGAGGCGTACTTCGAGCACTACCAGTACGGCCGCCAGCAACACCTGGCACTGGCCGACGGCCGAGCCTTCGCCACCGATCCCTTCGAAGTGGTGCTCGGCGCCGAAGTGGCCGAGGCGCTGCACTACAAGCTCGGCGACAAACTGGTACTGGCCCACGGCGTGGCCGCAATCAGCCTGGTCAAGCACGACGACAAGCCCTTCACCGTGGTCGGCATCCTCGCGCGCACCGGCACGCCGGTGGATCGCACGCTGCACATCAGCCTCGGTGGCATGGAGGCGATCCACATCGACTGGCACAACGGTGTTCCAGCGCGCGGCAACGAGCGGATCAGTGCCGATCAGGCGCGCAACATGGACCTCAAGCCGCAAGCGATCACGGCGTTCATGCTGGGCCTGAACAGCAAGATTTCGACCTTCGCGCTGCAGCGTGAAATCAACGAGTTCCGCGGCGAGCCGATGCTGGCGATCCTGCCGGGTGTGGCGCTGCAAGAGCTGTGGAGCCTGATGAGCACCGCGGAAAAAGCCTTGTTCGTGGTGTCGTTGTTTGTGGTGCTGACCGGGTTGATCGGCATGCTCACGGCGATCCTCACCAGCCTCAACGAACGTCGGCGCGAGATGGCCATCCTGCGTTCGGTCGGTGCCCGGCCTTGGCATGTCGCGACACTGCTGGTACTGGAGGCGTTCGCCCTGGCGTTGTCAGGGGTGATTGCCGGCGTGGCCCTGTTGTACCTGGGTATCGCCGCGGCCCAGGGCTACGTGCAGGCCAACTATGGCTTGTACCTGCCCCTGGCCTGGCCGAGCGAGTATGAATGGACGCTGCTCGGTGGCATCCTGTGCGCCGCGCTGCTGATGGGCAGCGTGCCGGCCTGGCGCGCCTATCGCCAATCCCTGGCCGATGGCCTGTCGATCCGATTGTGA
- the thiL gene encoding thiamine-phosphate kinase → MGEFELIRNFFAAAPCAQGGEGIALGIGDDCALLAVPAGEQLAISTDTLVAGVHFADPCDPFLLGQRSLAVAVSDLAAMGATPVAFTLALTLPTVTADWLQAYARGLNLMAQQCGVGLVGGDTTRGPLSLTVTVFGRVPAGQALTRSGARVGDLLCVGGELGNAAGALPLVLGQRTASAVTAEPLLAHYWSPRPQLALGQALRGKATSALDISDGLLADCGHIALASTVCLEIERERLPLSKALVAFLGQADAEQAALSGGDDYVLAFTLPSVELPRLMADGWRIHVIGQVLAGQGVVLRDADGQDITPQTRGYQHFRETP, encoded by the coding sequence ATGGGTGAGTTTGAGCTGATCCGTAATTTCTTCGCCGCCGCGCCTTGTGCGCAGGGCGGCGAGGGCATTGCACTGGGGATTGGCGATGACTGCGCCCTGCTGGCGGTTCCCGCCGGGGAGCAACTGGCGATTTCCACCGACACCCTGGTGGCCGGTGTGCATTTTGCCGATCCTTGCGATCCGTTTCTGCTCGGCCAGCGCTCGCTGGCCGTGGCCGTCAGTGACCTGGCGGCCATGGGCGCCACGCCCGTTGCCTTTACCCTTGCCCTGACCCTGCCGACGGTGACCGCCGATTGGCTGCAGGCCTATGCCCGCGGTTTGAACCTGATGGCGCAGCAGTGCGGCGTCGGGCTGGTGGGCGGCGACACCACGCGGGGGCCGTTGAGCCTGACCGTGACGGTGTTCGGCCGCGTGCCGGCGGGCCAGGCGCTGACCCGCAGCGGTGCCCGGGTGGGTGATCTGTTGTGTGTCGGCGGTGAACTGGGCAATGCCGCCGGGGCCTTGCCGCTGGTGCTCGGCCAGCGCACGGCATCTGCCGTTACGGCTGAACCGCTGCTGGCGCATTACTGGTCGCCCAGGCCGCAACTCGCACTGGGCCAGGCGCTACGGGGCAAGGCCACCTCGGCGCTGGACATCTCCGATGGTCTGCTCGCCGACTGCGGGCACATCGCACTCGCCTCAACGGTATGCCTTGAAATTGAACGGGAGCGGCTGCCGCTGTCGAAAGCTTTGGTGGCTTTCCTCGGCCAGGCGGACGCCGAGCAGGCGGCCCTCAGTGGTGGCGACGATTACGTACTGGCCTTCACCCTACCGTCCGTCGAGTTGCCGCGCTTGATGGCAGATGGCTGGCGCATCCATGTGATCGGGCAAGTGCTGGCGGGGCAGGGCGTGGTGCTGCGCGATGCCGATGGACAAGACATCACCCCGCAAACACGGGGTTATCAACATTTTAGGGAGACACCGTGA
- the trxA gene encoding thioredoxin, which yields MSQETPYIFDATTADFEQSVIENSFHKPVLVDFWAEWCAPCKVLMPMLQSIAESYQGELLLAKVNCDIEQDIVARFGIRSLPTVVLFKDGQPVDGFAGAQPESAVRALLEPHVQMPPPAAADPLEQAQALFDESRFADAEAVLVALLGEDNSNARALILYARCLTERGELGEAQTVLDAVKTDEHKAALAGAKAQIKFLGQARDLPDAADLKTRLAQNPQDDEAVYQLAIQQLARQQYDPALDALLKLFIRNRSYSEGLPHKTLLQVFELLGNDHPLVTTYRRKLFAALY from the coding sequence ATGAGTCAGGAAACGCCGTACATCTTCGACGCCACGACCGCCGACTTCGAGCAGTCGGTGATCGAGAACTCCTTCCACAAACCGGTGCTGGTGGATTTCTGGGCCGAGTGGTGCGCGCCGTGCAAGGTACTGATGCCGATGCTGCAGAGCATCGCCGAGAGCTATCAGGGCGAACTGCTGCTGGCCAAGGTCAACTGCGATATCGAACAGGACATCGTCGCCCGCTTCGGCATTCGCAGCCTGCCGACCGTGGTGCTGTTCAAGGATGGCCAGCCCGTCGACGGTTTTGCCGGTGCCCAGCCTGAGTCGGCCGTACGCGCCCTGCTCGAACCGCATGTGCAGATGCCGCCACCGGCCGCGGCCGATCCGCTCGAACAGGCGCAGGCGCTGTTCGACGAGAGCCGCTTCGCCGACGCCGAAGCCGTGCTGGTTGCGCTGCTGGGCGAAGACAACAGCAACGCGCGGGCGCTGATTCTCTACGCCCGCTGCCTGACCGAACGCGGTGAACTGGGCGAGGCGCAAACCGTGCTCGACGCGGTCAAGACCGATGAGCACAAGGCCGCACTGGCGGGTGCCAAGGCGCAGATCAAGTTTCTCGGCCAGGCCCGCGACCTTCCCGATGCCGCCGACCTGAAGACGCGCCTGGCGCAGAACCCGCAGGACGATGAAGCGGTGTACCAACTGGCGATCCAGCAACTGGCCCGCCAGCAGTACGACCCGGCGCTGGATGCGTTGCTCAAGCTGTTCATCCGCAATCGCAGCTACAGCGAAGGCCTGCCGCACAAGACCCTGCTGCAGGTGTTCGAACTGCTGGGCAACGATCACCCGCTGGTGACCACCTACCGCCGCAAGCTGTTCGCCGCGCTGTATTAA
- a CDS encoding ABC transporter ATP-binding protein, with the protein MTQALIELSDLGFSWPGHPPLLDIPAFRLERGETLFLKGPSGSGKTTLLGLLGGVQKPDRGSIRLLGQELTQLGAGARDRFRVDHTGYIFQQFNLLPFLSVRENVELPCHFSKLRATRAKQRHGSVDQAAATLLAHLGLKDESILGRRADSLSIGQQQRVAAARALIGQPELVIADEPTSALDYDARENFIRLLFAECREAGSSLLFVSHDQSLAPLFDRNLSLAELNRAATPAEV; encoded by the coding sequence ATGACCCAAGCACTCATCGAATTGTCCGACCTGGGCTTCAGCTGGCCCGGTCACCCGCCACTGCTGGATATCCCGGCGTTTCGCCTGGAACGGGGGGAGACCCTGTTTCTCAAGGGGCCGAGCGGCAGTGGCAAGACCACCCTGCTCGGCCTGCTGGGCGGTGTGCAGAAGCCTGATCGCGGCAGCATTCGCCTGCTCGGCCAGGAACTGACGCAGCTCGGCGCCGGCGCGCGGGATCGCTTTCGCGTCGATCATACCGGCTACATCTTCCAGCAGTTCAACCTGCTGCCGTTTCTCTCGGTGCGCGAGAACGTCGAACTGCCCTGCCACTTTTCCAAACTGCGCGCCACCCGGGCGAAACAGCGCCATGGCAGCGTCGACCAGGCCGCCGCCACTCTGCTGGCGCACCTGGGCCTGAAGGATGAAAGCATCCTCGGTCGCCGTGCCGACTCGCTGTCCATCGGCCAGCAACAGCGGGTGGCCGCCGCCCGTGCCTTGATCGGCCAGCCGGAACTGGTGATCGCCGACGAGCCGACTTCTGCGCTGGACTACGACGCCCGGGAAAACTTCATTCGCCTGCTGTTCGCCGAATGCCGGGAAGCCGGGTCGAGCCTGCTGTTCGTCAGCCACGACCAGAGCCTCGCGCCGCTGTTCGATCGCAACCTGTCGCTGGCCGAACTCAATCGCGCCGCCACGCCTGCAGAGGTCTGA
- the nrdR gene encoding transcriptional regulator NrdR, giving the protein MHCPFCGANDTKVIDSRLVAEGEQVRRRRECLACGERFTTFETAELVLPRLIKTDGSRQPFDEEKLRAGMQRALEKRPVSVERLESSLVHIKHKLRATGEREVKSLVVGELVMTELKKLDEVAYIRFASVYRRFQDLNEFREEIDRLAREPEKE; this is encoded by the coding sequence ATGCACTGTCCCTTCTGCGGTGCCAACGACACCAAGGTCATCGACTCGCGTCTGGTCGCCGAGGGCGAACAGGTGCGCCGCCGGCGTGAATGCCTGGCCTGCGGCGAGCGTTTCACGACGTTCGAAACCGCTGAACTGGTGTTGCCGCGCCTGATCAAAACCGACGGCAGTCGCCAGCCGTTCGACGAAGAAAAACTGCGTGCCGGCATGCAGCGGGCGCTGGAAAAGCGTCCGGTGAGTGTCGAGCGTCTCGAATCGTCGCTGGTGCACATCAAACACAAACTGCGCGCCACCGGCGAACGCGAGGTCAAATCCCTCGTGGTCGGTGAGCTGGTGATGACCGAGCTGAAAAAGCTCGATGAAGTCGCCTACATCCGCTTCGCCTCGGTGTATCGTCGCTTCCAGGACCTCAACGAGTTCCGCGAAGAAATTGATCGCCTGGCCCGTGAGCCGGAGAAAGAATGA
- a CDS encoding YbaY family lipoprotein: MSLKPLVLLSVLSLLVACGSDAPKPQPPTPGPAPQAAQKKARQATELGPLPAYQRELSGTLQGVPEGAEVELALLVIDEKDRPQQLLASSSLIGTNQLLPFHLRFNPDAFPAGARVELRGRASQSGQLILHLPSQLITQPTTQALGQLQFVKAP, encoded by the coding sequence ATGTCCCTGAAACCGCTCGTATTGCTCAGTGTTTTAAGCTTGCTGGTGGCCTGTGGCAGCGACGCCCCCAAACCCCAGCCGCCCACGCCAGGCCCTGCCCCGCAAGCGGCGCAGAAGAAAGCCCGCCAGGCCACCGAGCTGGGGCCGCTGCCCGCTTACCAGCGTGAACTGAGCGGTACCCTGCAAGGCGTACCGGAAGGCGCCGAGGTCGAACTGGCGCTGCTGGTGATCGACGAAAAAGACCGCCCGCAACAATTGCTCGCCAGTTCCAGCCTGATCGGCACCAACCAGTTGCTGCCCTTTCACCTGCGTTTCAACCCGGATGCTTTCCCGGCGGGCGCCCGCGTCGAACTGCGTGGTCGTGCCAGCCAGTCCGGTCAACTGATACTGCATTTGCCTTCGCAACTGATCACCCAGCCCACCACCCAGGCCCTGGGCCAGCTGCAGTTTGTCAAAGCACCATGA
- the ribBA gene encoding bifunctional 3,4-dihydroxy-2-butanone-4-phosphate synthase/GTP cyclohydrolase II: MALNSIEELVEDIRQGKMVILMDDEDRENEGDLIMAAECCQAEHINFMAKHARGLICMPMSRERCELLKLPLMAPRNGSGFGTKFTVSIEAATGVTTGISAADRARTVQAAAAKDAKAEDIVSPGHIFPLMAQAGGTLARAGHTEAACDLARMAGFEPSGVICEVMNDDGTMSRRAELEAFAAEHNIKIGTIADLIHYRMIHERTVQRIAEQPLDSELGQFNLVTYRDSVEGDVHMALTLGNVCAEEPTLVRVHNMDPLRDLLMVKQPGRWSLRAAMSAVAEAGSGVVLLLGHPLDGDVLLAHIRETADQAAVKKPTTYSTVGAGSQILRDLGVRKMRLMSAPMKFNAISGFDLEVVEYVPSE; this comes from the coding sequence GTGGCGCTCAATAGCATCGAAGAACTGGTTGAAGACATCCGCCAAGGCAAGATGGTCATCCTCATGGATGACGAAGACCGCGAGAACGAAGGCGACCTGATCATGGCCGCCGAGTGCTGCCAGGCCGAGCACATCAATTTCATGGCCAAGCACGCCCGTGGCCTGATCTGCATGCCGATGAGCCGTGAGCGCTGCGAACTGCTCAAGCTGCCACTGATGGCGCCGCGCAACGGTTCCGGTTTCGGCACCAAGTTCACCGTGTCGATCGAAGCCGCCACCGGCGTGACCACCGGCATCTCCGCCGCCGACCGCGCACGTACCGTGCAGGCGGCCGCCGCGAAGGACGCCAAGGCCGAAGACATCGTCAGCCCGGGCCACATCTTCCCGCTGATGGCCCAGGCCGGCGGTACCCTGGCCCGTGCCGGCCACACCGAAGCGGCCTGCGACCTGGCGCGCATGGCCGGTTTCGAGCCAAGCGGGGTGATCTGCGAAGTGATGAACGACGACGGCACCATGTCCCGTCGTGCCGAGCTGGAAGCCTTCGCCGCCGAACACAACATCAAGATCGGCACCATCGCCGACCTGATCCACTACCGGATGATCCATGAACGTACCGTTCAGCGGATTGCCGAACAGCCGCTGGACAGCGAACTGGGCCAATTCAACCTGGTGACCTATCGTGATTCGGTGGAAGGCGACGTGCACATGGCCCTGACCCTGGGCAATGTCTGCGCCGAAGAACCGACCCTGGTACGGGTGCACAACATGGACCCTCTGCGCGACCTGTTGATGGTCAAGCAGCCGGGCCGCTGGAGCCTGCGCGCCGCCATGTCGGCCGTGGCCGAGGCCGGCAGTGGTGTGGTGCTGTTGCTCGGTCACCCGCTGGATGGCGACGTGTTGCTGGCGCACATCCGCGAAACCGCTGACCAGGCGGCGGTGAAAAAACCGACCACCTACAGCACCGTCGGTGCCGGTTCGCAGATTTTGCGCGACCTGGGCGTGCGCAAGATGCGCCTGATGAGTGCGCCGATGAAGTTTAATGCGATATCCGGTTTCGACCTGGAAGTTGTAGAATACGTGCCCTCCGAATAA
- the ribE gene encoding 6,7-dimethyl-8-ribityllumazine synthase gives MTLKTIEGTFIAPKGRYALVVGRFNSFVVESLVSGAVDALVRHGVSESDITIIRAPGAFEIPLVAQKVAQKGEFAAIIALGAVIRGGTPHFEYVAGECTKGLAQVSMEFGVPVAFGVLTVDSIEQAIERSGTKAGNKGAEAALSALEMVSLLAQLEAK, from the coding sequence ATGACCCTGAAGACCATCGAAGGTACGTTCATCGCCCCTAAAGGCCGCTACGCTCTGGTAGTAGGCCGTTTCAACAGCTTCGTCGTTGAAAGCCTGGTCAGCGGTGCAGTTGATGCCTTGGTTCGCCATGGCGTGAGCGAAAGCGACATCACCATCATCCGTGCCCCTGGCGCCTTCGAAATCCCGCTGGTTGCGCAGAAAGTCGCTCAGAAGGGCGAGTTCGCGGCAATCATCGCCCTGGGCGCGGTCATTCGTGGCGGTACTCCGCACTTCGAATACGTGGCGGGCGAATGCACCAAGGGCCTGGCCCAGGTGTCCATGGAGTTCGGCGTACCGGTCGCCTTTGGCGTGCTGACCGTCGATTCCATCGAGCAAGCCATCGAGCGTTCCGGCACCAAGGCCGGTAACAAAGGTGCTGAAGCTGCCCTGTCCGCTCTGGAAATGGTCAGCCTGCTGGCGCAGTTGGAGGCCAAGTGA
- the ribD gene encoding bifunctional diaminohydroxyphosphoribosylaminopyrimidine deaminase/5-amino-6-(5-phosphoribosylamino)uracil reductase RibD, whose amino-acid sequence MSAPAEQAILDAHYMARALELARKGHYTTHPNPRVGCVVVRDGQVVGEGWHERAGEPHAEVHALRAAGDKAKGATAYVTLEPCSHHGRTPPCADALVNAGVARVVAAMQDPNPSVAGRGLQRLADAGIAVQSGVLEGEARQLNQGFLKRMEHGLPFVRVKLAMSLDGRTAMENGESQWITGAAARSAVQRLRAQASVVLTGADTVLADNARLTVRAEELGLDAQQTAQAMSRPPLRVLVDGRLRVPLDAPFFKAGPALVATSMAVEEQYANGPECLLVPGGDGLVDLPRLLEELARRGVNEVLVEAGPRLAGAFARQGLVDEFQIFIAGKFLGSTARPLLDWPLAHMKDAPELKITEIRAVGDDWRVTAIPAPKASV is encoded by the coding sequence ATGAGCGCACCCGCCGAGCAAGCCATCCTCGATGCCCATTACATGGCCCGCGCCCTGGAACTGGCGCGCAAGGGGCATTACACCACGCACCCCAATCCGCGGGTCGGTTGTGTCGTCGTGCGTGACGGGCAGGTGGTCGGCGAAGGCTGGCACGAGCGCGCCGGCGAACCCCACGCCGAAGTCCATGCCCTGCGCGCGGCGGGTGACAAGGCCAAGGGCGCCACGGCCTACGTCACCCTCGAACCCTGCAGCCACCACGGCCGCACGCCGCCTTGCGCTGATGCGCTGGTGAATGCCGGCGTCGCCCGCGTGGTCGCGGCGATGCAGGACCCCAACCCCTCCGTGGCCGGTCGCGGTCTGCAACGCCTGGCCGATGCCGGCATTGCGGTCCAGAGTGGTGTGTTGGAAGGCGAGGCGCGCCAGCTCAACCAGGGCTTCCTCAAGCGCATGGAACACGGCTTGCCGTTCGTGCGGGTCAAGTTGGCCATGAGCCTGGACGGCCGCACGGCGATGGAAAACGGCGAAAGCCAGTGGATCACCGGCGCCGCAGCCCGCTCGGCGGTGCAGCGCCTGCGCGCCCAGGCCAGCGTGGTCCTGACCGGTGCCGACACGGTACTGGCCGATAACGCACGCCTGACTGTGCGCGCCGAAGAACTGGGGCTCGATGCGCAGCAGACGGCGCAGGCGATGAGTCGCCCACCGCTGCGCGTGCTGGTCGATGGCCGCTTGCGGGTGCCGCTGGATGCGCCGTTCTTCAAGGCCGGCCCCGCCCTGGTCGCCACCAGCATGGCCGTCGAGGAACAATATGCCAACGGCCCGGAATGCCTGCTGGTGCCTGGCGGCGATGGCCTGGTCGACTTGCCGCGGTTGCTGGAGGAGCTGGCCCGGCGCGGGGTCAACGAAGTGCTGGTCGAGGCCGGTCCGCGCCTGGCCGGCGCCTTTGCCCGGCAAGGGCTGGTCGACGAGTTCCAGATCTTCATCGCCGGCAAGTTTCTCGGCTCCACGGCCCGACCGCTGCTGGACTGGCCACTGGCGCACATGAAGGATGCGCCGGAGCTCAAAATCACTGAAATTCGCGCGGTTGGCGATGACTGGCGAGTCACTGCCATTCCTGCACCAAAGGCGAGCGTATAA
- a CDS encoding phosphatidylglycerophosphatase A, with protein sequence MTDHPKQVPAEFVPPSVWRNPWHFLAFGFGSGTLPKAPGTWGSLVALPFIPLWQMLPDWGYWLMLGITMLFGFWLCGKVADDLRVHDHEGIVWDEMVGMWITLWLVPEGWYWLLAGFVVFRFFDILKPWPIHWVDRHVHGGVGIMLDDVLAGVFAWLAMQGLVWIFA encoded by the coding sequence GTGACAGATCATCCCAAACAGGTTCCGGCGGAGTTCGTACCGCCGTCGGTCTGGCGCAATCCCTGGCATTTTCTGGCATTCGGCTTCGGCTCGGGCACCTTGCCCAAGGCTCCGGGCACCTGGGGCTCGTTAGTTGCGCTACCCTTCATTCCGTTGTGGCAGATGCTGCCCGACTGGGGTTACTGGCTGATGCTGGGCATCACCATGCTGTTCGGCTTCTGGCTGTGCGGCAAGGTGGCCGACGATCTGCGGGTGCACGACCACGAAGGCATCGTCTGGGACGAAATGGTCGGGATGTGGATCACCCTGTGGCTGGTGCCGGAAGGCTGGTACTGGTTGCTCGCGGGGTTTGTCGTGTTCCGTTTCTTCGACATCCTCAAGCCCTGGCCGATACACTGGGTCGACCGGCATGTACACGGAGGTGTCGGGATCATGCTCGATGATGTGCTGGCCGGGGTGTTTGCGTGGCTGGCGATGCAAGGGCTGGTATGGATCTTCGCCTGA
- a CDS encoding methyltransferase, which yields MIAPRGLQQALIELLGDARLVVCELPGTELKLWLIDGERMDRQFSPEETRRILHEPPYWSFCWASGLAVARYLAEFPQWVKGKRVLDFGAGSGVAAIAAVKAGALEVVACDLDPLALAACRANAELNDVHLDYSADFFAEADRFDLILVADVLYDRANLPLLDEFLSRGQEALVADSRVRDFRHPLYQRIEMLQALTLPDLAEPEEFRHVSLYHARRT from the coding sequence ATGATTGCACCGCGGGGCCTGCAACAGGCGTTGATTGAACTGCTGGGTGACGCCCGCCTGGTGGTGTGTGAATTGCCCGGCACCGAGCTCAAACTCTGGCTGATCGACGGCGAACGCATGGATCGCCAGTTCAGCCCGGAAGAAACCCGACGGATCCTGCATGAGCCACCCTACTGGAGTTTCTGCTGGGCCAGCGGGCTGGCCGTGGCCCGCTACCTCGCCGAGTTCCCGCAGTGGGTGAAGGGCAAGCGCGTGCTGGACTTCGGCGCAGGCTCCGGGGTCGCGGCGATTGCCGCGGTCAAAGCCGGTGCACTGGAAGTGGTGGCCTGCGACCTCGATCCGCTGGCACTGGCCGCCTGCCGGGCGAATGCCGAACTCAACGACGTGCACCTCGATTATTCGGCGGACTTTTTTGCCGAGGCCGATCGCTTCGATCTGATCCTGGTGGCCGACGTGCTGTACGACCGGGCGAACCTGCCGCTGCTCGATGAATTCCTCAGTCGCGGCCAGGAAGCGCTGGTGGCCGATTCACGGGTCAGGGATTTTCGTCACCCGCTGTATCAGCGCATCGAGATGTTGCAGGCACTGACCCTGCCGGACCTGGCCGAACCCGAGGAGTTTCGGCATGTGAGCCTGTACCACGCGCGGCGCACCTGA
- a CDS encoding DUF2796 domain-containing protein, translating to MRRLLLALPFALLPLAVAHAAQEHDHDHDHEHGSLGAHEHGVGRLNAALDGQTLELELQSPAMNLVGFEHAATTDADKAKVAAVRAQLEKPQALFNLAKAAGCVVASQELESPLFGDKPEADDDHDHDEEANGEHHHDHSEIHAHYQFTCATPGALKTLDLANIFNTFPATQKIQVQLIGPSGQQGVEVTSKAAALKF from the coding sequence ATGCGTCGTCTGCTGCTCGCTTTGCCGTTTGCCCTGTTGCCGCTGGCCGTCGCCCATGCCGCGCAGGAGCATGATCACGACCATGACCACGAACATGGCAGCCTCGGCGCCCACGAACATGGTGTCGGCCGCTTGAACGCTGCGCTGGATGGCCAGACCCTGGAACTGGAACTGCAAAGCCCGGCGATGAACCTGGTGGGCTTCGAACATGCCGCCACCACCGACGCCGACAAAGCCAAGGTCGCCGCCGTGCGTGCGCAGCTGGAAAAACCCCAGGCGCTGTTCAACCTGGCAAAGGCCGCCGGTTGTGTGGTGGCGAGTCAGGAACTGGAAAGCCCGCTGTTCGGTGATAAGCCCGAGGCCGACGATGATCACGATCATGACGAAGAGGCCAACGGCGAACACCACCACGATCACAGCGAAATCCACGCTCACTACCAGTTCACCTGCGCCACGCCTGGGGCGCTGAAAACCCTGGATCTGGCGAACATCTTCAATACCTTCCCGGCGACCCAGAAAATTCAGGTACAACTGATTGGCCCGAGCGGTCAGCAGGGTGTGGAAGTGACGTCCAAGGCGGCGGCACTGAAATTTTGA
- the nusB gene encoding transcription antitermination factor NusB, producing MISDDSDRFNPRDPKPADAGKPSKSAKRREARQLATQALYQWHMAKQSLNEIEAQFRVDNDFTDVDGAYFREILHGVPQFKTEIDTALKPCLDLTIEELDPVELAVLRLSTWELLKRVDVPYRVVINEGIELAKVFGSTDGHKFVNGVLDKLAPRLREAEVKAFKR from the coding sequence GTGATTAGCGACGATAGCGATCGTTTCAACCCGCGCGATCCAAAGCCTGCGGATGCCGGCAAGCCATCGAAAAGCGCCAAGCGTCGTGAAGCCCGTCAGCTCGCGACCCAGGCGCTGTATCAATGGCACATGGCCAAGCAGTCGCTGAACGAGATCGAAGCGCAGTTCCGGGTCGATAACGATTTCACCGATGTCGATGGCGCCTACTTCCGCGAAATCCTTCACGGGGTTCCGCAGTTCAAGACCGAAATCGACACCGCGCTCAAGCCTTGCCTGGACCTGACCATCGAAGAGCTGGACCCGGTTGAACTGGCCGTTCTGCGCCTGTCCACCTGGGAGCTGCTCAAGCGTGTCGACGTGCCGTACCGCGTTGTGATCAACGAAGGGATCGAACTGGCGAAAGTCTTCGGTTCCACCGACGGCCACAAGTTCGTCAACGGTGTACTCGACAAGCTGGCCCCGCGTCTGCGTGAAGCTGAAGTGAAGGCGTTCAAGCGCTGA
- a CDS encoding riboflavin synthase — translation MFTGIIESIGSIRALTPKGGDVRVHVETGKLDLSDVKLGDSIAVNGVCLTAVELPGNGFAADVSRETLDCTAMNDLKSGSPVNLEKALTPTTRLGGHLVSGHVDGVGEVVARTENARAVEFRIRAPKDLAKYIAHKGSITVDGTSLTVNAVDGAEFLLTIIPHTLSETIMASYQPGRRVNLEVDLLARYLERLLLGDKAAEPAAGSTITESFLAANGYLKS, via the coding sequence ATGTTTACCGGCATCATCGAATCCATCGGCAGTATTCGTGCATTGACCCCAAAAGGCGGAGATGTTCGGGTACACGTAGAAACCGGCAAGCTCGACCTGAGCGACGTCAAACTGGGCGACAGCATTGCGGTCAACGGCGTGTGCCTGACCGCCGTGGAATTGCCTGGTAACGGTTTTGCAGCAGACGTCAGTCGCGAAACCCTCGACTGTACGGCCATGAACGATCTGAAAAGCGGCAGCCCCGTCAATCTGGAAAAAGCCCTGACCCCGACCACTCGCCTTGGCGGGCATCTGGTCAGCGGTCACGTCGATGGCGTGGGCGAAGTGGTTGCCCGCACCGAGAACGCCCGTGCCGTGGAATTCCGTATCCGCGCCCCGAAAGACCTGGCCAAGTACATCGCCCACAAAGGCTCGATCACCGTCGACGGCACCAGCCTGACCGTGAACGCGGTCGATGGCGCCGAGTTCCTGCTGACTATCATTCCGCACACCCTGAGCGAAACCATCATGGCCTCGTACCAGCCAGGTCGGCGGGTGAATCTGGAAGTCGATCTGCTGGCCCGTTACCTGGAGCGCCTGTTACTGGGCGACAAGGCCGCCGAGCCCGCTGCTGGCAGCACCATTACCGAAAGCTTCCTGGCCGCCAACGGCTACCTCAAATCCTGA